From Chryseobacterium shandongense, the proteins below share one genomic window:
- a CDS encoding glycoside hydrolase family 25 protein, with the protein MPQKKYSKKTAKKIHTARRKNYFFRRKVLLAILFITLIGTGFYLKKTVSYYYAMYFNKFTHKKLHNTESETVRIQKIISNNLDKTYGFDISHYQNKEDISWDSLSIGNRTIPLEFVVMRATMGNRNADKHFDDFWEMAKKQKLIRGAYHFYRADEDPVKQANNFLENVKLESGDLPPILDIEKIPKRKTNEKLIEDLKVWCRIVEETYGRKPIIYTYYHYYKDFLKGEFDEYPLWLANYNDVPAPSPDSEWDFWQFTENGIVHGINTKVDLDIYNGSSWSLKGLTLD; encoded by the coding sequence ATGCCACAGAAAAAGTACAGCAAAAAAACCGCCAAAAAGATTCATACGGCCCGTCGGAAGAACTATTTTTTCCGACGTAAAGTGTTATTGGCGATTCTTTTCATTACACTGATAGGAACTGGTTTTTATCTAAAAAAGACGGTGAGTTATTATTATGCGATGTACTTTAATAAATTTACACACAAAAAACTTCATAATACGGAATCTGAAACAGTAAGAATACAGAAAATTATCTCAAATAATCTAGACAAAACATATGGTTTTGATATCTCACACTATCAAAATAAAGAAGACATCAGCTGGGACAGCCTGAGTATAGGAAACAGAACAATTCCTCTTGAATTTGTCGTAATGCGCGCCACCATGGGAAACCGTAATGCAGATAAACATTTCGATGATTTTTGGGAAATGGCAAAAAAACAGAAACTTATCCGCGGTGCGTATCATTTCTATAGAGCAGATGAAGATCCTGTAAAACAAGCCAATAACTTCCTCGAAAATGTAAAGCTGGAAAGCGGCGACCTCCCTCCTATCCTGGATATTGAAAAAATTCCGAAGCGTAAAACCAATGAAAAACTAATCGAAGATCTTAAAGTGTGGTGCCGGATTGTAGAGGAAACCTACGGAAGAAAACCCATCATCTACACGTATTATCATTATTATAAAGATTTTTTGAAAGGTGAATTTGATGAGTATCCGCTTTGGCTTGCTAATTATAATGATGTTCCCGCTCCCTCACCCGATTCGGAATGGGATTTCTGGCAGTTTACAGAAAACGGCATCGTTCACGGCATCAACACCAAAGTGGATCTGGACATTTACAACGGAAGTTCATGGTCTTTGAAGGGACTTACCCTGGATTAA